A single genomic interval of Capricornis sumatraensis isolate serow.1 chromosome 11, serow.2, whole genome shotgun sequence harbors:
- the KCNS2 gene encoding potassium voltage-gated channel subfamily S member 2: protein MTGQSLWDVSEANVEDGEIRINVGGFKKRLRSHTLLRFPETRLGRLLLCHSREAILELCDDYDDAQREFYFDRNPELFPYVLHFYRTGKLHVMAELCVFSFSQEIEYWGINEFFIDSCCSYSYHGRKVEPEQEKWDEQSEQESTTSSFDEILAFYNDASKFDGQPLGNFRRQLWLALDNPGYSVLSRVFSVLSILVVLGSIITMCLNSLPDFQIPDRQGNPGEDPRFEIVEHFGIAWFTFELVARFAVAPDFLKFFKNALNLIDLMSIVPFYITLVVNLVVESTPTLANLGRVAQVLRLMRIFRILKLARHSTGLRSLGATLKYSYKEVGLLLLYLSVGISIFSVVAYTIEKEENEGLATIPACWWWATVSMTTVGYGDVVPGTTAGKLTASACILAGILVVVLPITLIFNKFSHFYRRQKQLESAMRSCDFGDGMKEVPSVNLRDYYAHKVKSLMASLTNMSRSSPSELSLNDSLH from the coding sequence ATGACCGGCCAGAGCTTGTGGGACGTGTCGGAGGCCAACGTCGAGGATGGAGAGATCCGCATCAACGTGGGCGGCTTCAAGAAGCGGTTGCGCTCGCACACGCTGCTGCGCTTCCCCGAAACGCGCCTGGGCCGCCTGCTGCTCTGCCACTCGCGCGAGGCCATTCTGGAGCTCTGCGACGACTACGACGATGCCCAGCGCGAGTTCTACTTTGACCGCAACCCCGAGCTCTTCCCCTACGTGCTGCACTTCTACCGCACCGGCAAGCTTCACGTCATGGCAGAGCTGTGCGTCTTCTCCTTCAGCCAGGAGATTGAATACTGGGGCATCAACGAGTTCTTCATCGACTCCTGCTGTAGTTACAGCTACCACGGCCGCAAAGTGGAGCCCGAGCAGGAGAAGTGGGACGAGCAGAGCGAGCAGGAGAGCACCACGTCCTCCTTCGACGAGATCCTGGCCTTCTACAACGACGCCTCCAAGTTCGATGGGCAGCCCCTGGGCAACTTTCGTAGACAGCTGTGGCTGGCACTGGACAACCCCGGCTACTCGGTCCTGAGCAGGGTCTTCAGCGTCCTGTCCATCCTCGTGGTGCTGGGGTCCATCATCACCATGTGTCTCAATAGCCTGCCGGACTTCCAGATCCCTGACCGCCAGGGCAACCCGGGCGAGGACCCCAGGTTCGAAATTGTGGAGCACTTTGGCATCGCCTGGTTCACCTTTGAGCTGGTGGCCAGGTTCGCCGTGGCCCCCGACTTCCTCAAGTTCTTCAAGAACGCCCTAAACCTGATCGACCTCATGTCCATCGTCCCCTTTTACATCACGCTGGTGGTGAACCTGGTCGTGGAGAGCACGCCTACCTTGGCCAACTTGGGCAGGGTGGCCCAGGTCCTAAGGCTGATGCGGATTTTCCGCATCTTAAAGCTGGCCAGACACTCCACTGGCCTCCGCTCCCTGGGGGCCACCCTGAAATACAGCTACAAGGAAGTAGGGCTGCTTCTGCTCTACCTCTCTGTGGGGATTTCCATCTTTTCCGTAGTGGCCTATACCATCGAAAAGGAGGAGAACGAGGGCCTGGCCACCATCCCCGCCTGCTGGTGGTGGGCCACCGTTAGTATGACCACCGTAGGGTACGGGGATGTGGTCCCGGGGACCACAGCAGGGAAGCTGACCGCCTCTGCCTGCATCCTGGCAGGTATCCTGGTGGTGGTACTACCCATCACCTTGATCTTCAATAAATTCTCCCACTTTTATCGGCGCCAGAAGCAACTTGAGAGTGCTATGCGCAGCTGTGACTTCGGAGATGGAATGAAGGAGGTCCCTTCCGTCAATTTAAGGGACTATTATGCCCATAAAGTTAAATCCCTCATGGCGAGCCTGACGAACATGAGCAGGAGCTCGCCAAGCGAACTAAGTTTAAATGATTCCCTACATTAG